Proteins from a single region of Calonectris borealis chromosome 14, bCalBor7.hap1.2, whole genome shotgun sequence:
- the LOC142088325 gene encoding olfactory receptor 5J3-like produces MAEQNHTSVTEFVLEGLSDQAEMKAALFVLFLLIYTVTLLGNVGIIVVIRGDPRLHTSMYFFLGSLSIVDICFSSVIAPRTLVNFLSETKTISFAGCMGQTFFYIVFVTTECFLLAVMAYDRYVAICNPLLYSSVMSPSVCMRLVVGSYVGGVLNSIIQMTFIIRLPFCSSNVINHFFCDVPPLLALSCASTYVNEMILFSMAGIIELSTISTILVSYIFISFAILRIRSAEGRQKAFSTCASHLTAVTVLYGTTIFMYLRPSSSYSLNTDKVVSVFYTVVIPMLNPLIYSLRNQEVKDALRRTAERITIRL; encoded by the coding sequence ATGGCAGAGCAGAATCACACCTCAGTGACAGAGTTCGTTCTCGAGGGCCTGAGTGACCAAGCGGAGATGAAGGCAGCCCTCTTCGTGCTGTTCCTGCTCATCTACACCGTCACCCTTTTGGGCAACGTGGGGATAATCGTAGTCATCCGAGGTGACCCACGGCTCCACACGTCCATGTACTTcttccttggcagcctctccATTGTTGACATCTGCTTCTCCTCTGTGATTGCCCCCAGGACCTTGGTGAACTTCCTATCGGAGACCAAGACCATTTCCTTTGCTGGCTGCATGGGCCAAACCTTCTTCTACATCGTCTTCGTGACGACTGAGTGTTTCCTGCTGGCCGTCATGGCGTACGACCGGTACGTGGCCATCTGTAACCCCCTGCTCTATTCCTCTGTTATGTCTCCGAGTGTCTGCATGCGGCTGGTGGTGGGGTCCTACGTTGGGGGTGTCCTGAACTCCATCATACAGATGACCTTCATCATTAGGCTGCCCTTCTGCAGCTCCAATGTCATCAACCACTTCTTCTGCGATGTTCCTCCCCTCCTGGCTCTGTCCTGTGCCAGCACCTACGTCAACGAGATGATCCTCTTCTCCATGGCCGGCATCATTGAGCTCAGCACCATCTCCACCATCCTGGTCTCCTACATCTTCATCTCCTTTGCCATCCTGAGGATCCGTTCAGCTGAAGGCAGGCAAAAAGCCTTCTCCACCTGCGCGTCCCACCTGACTGCAGTGACCGTGTTGTATGGGACGACGATCTTCATGTATTTACGCCCCAGCTCTAGTTACTCCCTGAACACTGACAAAGTAGTCTCTGTCTTCTACACGGTGGTCATCCCGAtgctgaaccccctcatctacagcctgaggaaccaGGAGGTGAAGGATGCTCTGAGGAGAACAGCAGAAAGGATCACAATCAGGCTCTGA
- the LOC142088457 gene encoding olfactory receptor 5AP2-like, with translation MAWENWENWTTVTEFVFKGFTDRLDLQFTLFVVFLLTYIITVTENLGIIAVVRLDSQFQTPMYFFLSNLSFLDLCYSSAVTPKMLLNLSSEKKTISFAGCFTQLYFYAAFVIVELYLLAAMAYDRYVAICYPLRYPVIMSKKLCVFLVVGSYGVGFFNSVVFTVFALRVTFCGPNVIDHFFCDGPPLIKLACSDTRLNQLLLLAFGGFNEVTTVSVVLISYGCILFTILRMGSALGKRKAFSTCASHLLVVTIFYGTLLFMYLRPSSSYSLGRDKIISVFYAVVTPMLNPLIYCLRNQEVKSALKRAVGRIITSLLKAREWFDV, from the coding sequence ATGGCTTGGGAAAACTGGGAAAACTGGACTACGGTGACAGAATTTGTTTTCAAGGGCTTCACAGATCGCCTTGACCTCCAATTTACCCTCTTTGTGGTTTTCCTGCTCACCTATATCATCACCGTTACGGAAAACCTTGGCATCATTGCTGTAGTCCGGCTCGATTCCCAGTTTCAAACTCCCATGTACTTCTTTCTCAGCAACTTGTCCTTCTTGGATCTGTGCTACTCCTCAGCTGTGACACCCAAAATGCTGCTGAACCTCTCATCAGAAAAGAAGACTATTTCTTTTGCTGGCTGCTTCACACAGCTGTATTTCTACGCTGCTTTTGTAATCGTGGAGCTTTACCTCCTGGCCGCGATGGCGTATGATCGCTACGTCGCCATCTGCTACCCGCTGCGCTACCCCGTCATCATGTCCAAGAAGCTCTGCGTGTTCCTTGTGGTTGGGTCCTacggggttgggttttttaattcgGTGGTGTTCACAGTGTTTGCGCTGAGAGTGACCTTCTGCGGCCCCAACGTCATCGACCACTTCTTCTGCGATGGGCCACCACTGATAAAACTGGCCTGCTCCGATACTCGCCTCAACCAATTGCTGCTACTTGCTTTTGGGGGCTTCAACGAGGTCACCACCGTATCAGTCGTCCTCATCTCCTACGGCTGCATCCTCTTCACCATCCTGAGGATGGGCTCTGCGCTGGGCAAGCGCAAAGCTTTTAGTACCTGTGCATCCCACCTGCTGGTCGTCACCATCTTCTACGGGACCCTCCTCTTCATGTACCTGCGGCCCAGCTCCAGCTACTCCCTGGGCAGGGACAAAATCATTTCTGTCTTCTACGCGGTGGTGACCCCCATGCTGAACCCCTTGATCTACTGCCTGAGGAACCAGGAGGTGAAGAGTGCTCTGAAGAGAGCAGTGGGGAGAATAATTACGTCCCTGCTAAAGGCACGGGAATGGTTTGACGTTTAG